Genomic segment of Halarchaeum grantii:
AAACGAATCCCGACAGAACCATTCGCGTCGACGAGCACTTCCAAACGACGAACCCCGACATCTACGCTGCGGGCGACGTGATCGGCGAACCCGAACTGGAGACGGTCGCCGCCAAGGAGGGCAACCACGCCGTCAAGAACGCCTTCGGCGACGAGGACCTCAGCATCGACTACGATGCGGTCCCCGCAGTCGTCTTCACCAGTCCCGAGGTCGCAGCCGTTGGCACGACCGAACTCGAATACATGGACGAGCACGGCACCTGTTCGTGTCGGACCGTCCAGATGGAGGACGTCCCGCGGGCGAAGGCGGTCAAGAACACTGATGGACTCGTCCAGGTCGTCAAGCACCACGAGACCAACGAGATCGTCGGCGTCCACATGGTCGGCCCCCGTGCCGCCGACATGATTATGGAAGCGACGCTCGCCGTGAAGTTCGGCCTCACCGTCGACGATATTATTGACACCACCCACCCGTTCCCGACATTCAGCGAAGCGTTCAAACACGCTTGCCAGGCGTTCCGGCGGGACACATCCACAATGAGCTGCTGCGTTGAGTAATCCCCACCAACATTATCCGAATTATGACCGTATCCAAGAATACAGTGATTCTCGTTCAATGTACTACCCGAGAAGCAACGGCGGACCACAATACAATCCAGATCGGGAGCCAGAGCGATGAGTAACGGATACGACTACGATCTGCTCGTGCTCGGGGGTGGGATGGCCGGCCTCCCCGTCGCGATGAAGTGTGCCTATTCGGGCATGGAGACGGCCCTTGTCGAGGAGGATCTCCTCGGCGGAACGTGTCTCAATCGCGGGTGTATCCCAACAAAGACCATGCTCCGGAGCGCGGAGGTCGCGAATCTCGCCCGCCGCAGCGAGGAGTTCGGCATCGACATCGACAGCGCAATCGAGGCCGACATGGAAGCGGTTCTCGATCGCAAAGACGACATCGTCGAGAGCATCCGTGAGGGCGCCTACGAAAATGTCGAGGAAAACGAGAACATCGATTTCATCGAAGGCCACGGCGTCTTCACGTCACAACACGAAGTCCAGGTCGACGACCAGACACTCTCGGCCGACCGGGTCATTATCAATACGGGGGCACGCCCGGCGAAGCCGCCGATCGACGGTCTCGACGCCGTCGATGTCCATGACAGTACAGATTTGCTCGAGCTTGACGCAGTTCCCGATTCGCTTGCCGTCATCGGCGGGGGGTACGTCGGCTGCGAGTATGCCCAGATGTACAGCCGGTTCGGCGCTGACGTCACCGTCTTCCAGCGCGGTGACCGCCTCCTCCCGGACGAGGATCCCGAGGTGAGCGAGGTTATCGAGAGCGCCTTCGAAGACGAAGGAATCACCGTCCAGACAGACGCGCCCGTGACGGCACTGTCGGAGACTGATTCCGGCATCCGAGTCGATGCCGATGGTGCCGGCGCCGTCACCGTCTCAGACGTCGCGCTCGCCACCGGGCGGACGCCGAATACGGACGGTCTCCGCCTCGAAGATGTCGACGTGTCGCTCGATGAGCGAGGATTCGTCGAGACCGACGACAGCTTCGAAACGACTGCCGACGGTATCTACGCCATCGGCGACGTGAGCGGGCCACCGATGTTCACCCACTCCGCGCGCGACGACGCCGACCTCCTGTATCGACACCTCGCGAAAGACGAAACGATCAGCACCGAGAACCGAACCGTCCCGTGGGCGGTGTTCACCGACCCGCAGGTCGGCCACGTCGGACTGACCGAACAGGAAGCACGAGACGAAGGGTACGAGGTGGGCATCGGCCGCCAGGACTTCGCCGACCAGGGCAAGCCGAAGGCACTCGGTGAGACCGAGGGATTCGTCAAACTGGTCACCGACGCCGACACCGACGAACTCCTTGGTGCGCACGTCGTCGGCGAACAAGGGGCTGAAATCGTCCACGAACTCATCCTCGCCATCGAACTCGGCGCGACCGCCGACCAGATCGCCGACACGATGCACATCCACCCCACGCTCCCCGAGAGCATCAACTCAGCCGCCGGAGGCGTTCACCAACCCTCGTAACGCGTCTTGAAGCGAGTTATTACGTCACAGAGCAGGCGATATTTCACCGCGAAATCGATCACTCAGCTGCCGATAAGAGTTCGTCGAGCTCCCCAGTTTCGCCGAGGTCGATGAGCGCGCGATTGAGCAGTTCTCGAACGACGAACTCCTCGTAGTGCTGGGTTTCGCAGTATTCACACGGCTTCATCTCCTTGGCTACGGCCTCGATCTCGTCGCCGTGTTGCTCGGCGAGGGTCTGGATCACCGCAGCTAGCTCTTCACGAGTCGTGTCCTGCGCCGGAGCAAGTTGCTCTCCGCTGCTTTCTGGAAGGTCGTACGAGAAGACCCGTGTGTTCGACTTGTAGTACTTCCGTGTCCCACCACCAGCTTCCTCGAGCCGCGCGATTTCGACCATCCCGGCGTCCTTCAGGACGTTCACGTGGTGACGGACCGTTGTTTCCGCCTTCTCCTCGCCGCGACGATGCAGTTCGTCGTGAATCTCCTCGATCGTCATCTCCTCGGTCGCGAGCATATCGAGGATCTTCGCCCGGACATCGTTCTCCAGCGCCTTCGCTTTCTCCGGGTCGGTGGTTACGACTTCCCGGATCGGCACGTCAGATTCGAGGAGCGCCATTCTTGTGAGGAGGTAGACGGACAACGACAGTAAGAGTAACGCCACTCACCCGACAGTGGTAGTATAACATCGAGACCGCTATAACTATCGTCGTAATGGTTATCCGCGTCGCACGGT
This window contains:
- the lpdA gene encoding dihydrolipoyl dehydrogenase, translating into MSNGYDYDLLVLGGGMAGLPVAMKCAYSGMETALVEEDLLGGTCLNRGCIPTKTMLRSAEVANLARRSEEFGIDIDSAIEADMEAVLDRKDDIVESIREGAYENVEENENIDFIEGHGVFTSQHEVQVDDQTLSADRVIINTGARPAKPPIDGLDAVDVHDSTDLLELDAVPDSLAVIGGGYVGCEYAQMYSRFGADVTVFQRGDRLLPDEDPEVSEVIESAFEDEGITVQTDAPVTALSETDSGIRVDADGAGAVTVSDVALATGRTPNTDGLRLEDVDVSLDERGFVETDDSFETTADGIYAIGDVSGPPMFTHSARDDADLLYRHLAKDETISTENRTVPWAVFTDPQVGHVGLTEQEARDEGYEVGIGRQDFADQGKPKALGETEGFVKLVTDADTDELLGAHVVGEQGAEIVHELILAIELGATADQIADTMHIHPTLPESINSAAGGVHQPS
- a CDS encoding ArsR/SmtB family transcription factor: MALLESDVPIREVVTTDPEKAKALENDVRAKILDMLATEEMTIEEIHDELHRRGEEKAETTVRHHVNVLKDAGMVEIARLEEAGGGTRKYYKSNTRVFSYDLPESSGEQLAPAQDTTREELAAVIQTLAEQHGDEIEAVAKEMKPCEYCETQHYEEFVVRELLNRALIDLGETGELDELLSAAE